The Sorex araneus isolate mSorAra2 chromosome X, mSorAra2.pri, whole genome shotgun sequence DNA segment TGCTGGGGCCCCAACCCTAAGTTCCTTTCCTGTGAACATGTGCTTCAATCCTTGGGCTATCTTCCCAGGCCtgaattattgatttatttggagccacacccagcagtactcagggcttactcctggctctgtgctcagggatcactcttggcatgattcaggggactatatgggttgtcAGGAattgaaggaattgaacctggatcagctgcatgcaaggcaattatttgacttactcactgtactattgctctggcccctgaattgtcactgtcatcctgttgctcattgatttgttcgagtgggcaccagtaacgtctctcattgagagacttattgttactgtttttggcatatccaatacacatgggtagcctgccaggctctgccgtgagggcaagatactctcggtagcttgccgggctctctgagaggggcggaggaattgaatgccggtcggctgtgtgaaaggcaaacgcccaaccactgtgctatcgctccagcccagcccctgaaTTATCAATTTTAAATGGATTGATTGTATGAGATgtgaattatatttcaataaaactgttAAGTGATATACAATTTAGAAATTCCGGGGCCAGAGAGctattacaggggttaagatgtttgccttgcgtgtggcagaCTTTATACAGCccactgagcacagatccaggagtaaaccctgagaaccactaagTGGAAGTTGGAACCAGGGAGAAACAACCATGTTTGTCACTGAGAAGAGTCGGTGAATCTCTAGCCCTTTCGTGATGTTCTCACGCTAGATAAGGTCTTCCTTTCCTCTGATTTAGTGCGGTATTTGCTCACACCTGTCCCACTGTCTGATCCCCACTACTAACCCCTGCCTGTATCCCCTTACCCTTATTCTAAAGATGGAAACCTGGAGGTTGGAAGAGGCTAAGTGACTTGCCCAAGTCAAATCACATATACTTGTTGGCTGAATCTTCTTTCTGCACCAAAGTACCATGAAGTAAGTGGCTAGACATGTATTCTCTCATGGTTCTGGAAAAGTTCAAACATGAAGGAGTCAATGGGATTGATTCCTTCTTGGGGGCTCACACTGATATCATGCCCCTCTCCCCAACTTTGCTGGCTATGGGAAATCCTTGGCATTCCTTGGCTTGTGGCAGCATCACTCTGGTCTCTGCTTCTGTTCCATGGTGGTTCCTCTGGTTAAATGGTCGCCGAAGTCTCATCTCATATGACCTCATTTtcacttaaatctttttttttttttttggtgacacccggcgatgcacagggattactcctggctcatgcactcaggaattactcctggcagtgctcaggggaccatatgggatgctgggaatcaaacctgggtcagccgcgtgcaaggcaaatgccctacccgctgtgctatcactccagccccttcacttaaatctttttttttccttcacttaaATCTTAATCACAGTTGCCAAAGTGCCATTTACAATTAAGATCACATTCTGGGTATGGGAATTAGGACATCAACacatcttttgtgtgtgtgtgtgtgtgtgtgtgtgtgtgtgtatttttccaacactttaaacattttattaattgaagtctgattgggctggagtgatagcacagcggtagggcattcacctttcacgcggctgacccatgttcgattcctttgcccctctcggagagcccagcaagctacccgtggtgtattgggtatgcccaaaacagtaacaaataagtctcacaatgagagatgtcgatgagcaatggagtgacagtgacagtgacagaagtctGATTAGGATTTGGTGATATATGCTAAAAAGTggaatacattattattatttttttaattttccaacatgtcttttggtggtggaggggaggCATAATTTAATCCATGACCAACAAAGGTCAGTCTTTCAACCTCCAGGCAAAGCCGCTACATTCAGTTGCCGCTTTCATTACATGGAAAAAGCACATGGATGCTTGAGTCCTATGTACCCATTTTACAGCCAGCAGGACTGAGGGGCTGGTGAGTGAACTCCTGATCCTCTCTCGCCATTATGCTGAGGCCGCTCCGTGGAAAGTAGAGTTCCTGTGCCTGCCGGCATCTTTCCTCCTCTGGTCCTGGCTTCCATCAGACATACGCCTGCTTCTCTGTTACAGCCTCCGACTTCAGACTCCTCCCAGACCTTGCCCTAGTGATTTATAGCTGTCACCCTCGAGCATCTGCTCCTCTGTGGCCTGTTCCGGGGGCCTTTTATCCACTATATTTGGCATTTGCTGCTCCTTCTGCcctctcttcactcaggattccccctcctgcacccccccctCCGCCTGCCTCTCCAATTCTCCCTGCAAGGGCTGGAATGTGCCAACTGGTCATGCTGGAGGCAGAACTAGCCCTGGCTATGTGGCTGAGCTGTCCATCAAAGCTATGTTTGCCTGTTTTCCAGTCTATAGGATCTCAATAAATATACCAGTATAAATCAATTGCATAAACAACCGACGACTGAGGAACAACCTGGAGTTTGCACAATTGGCTCAGAATCCAAACTGCTCCCAAAACACACTTGGGCTCGTGGTCTgtttccagccctgccccccccgccACCCGGGACCCCACTCCCAAGGCCAGGGCCTTCCTCTGCATGGGCAGCTGGCCCCCTCGAGGGCTCTGCTCTCCAGGCTCAGCGCAGGGCTCTGCCAGGGGCCCAGATCTTCCGAAGCTGCCGAGCGGGGGAGGCGTCCTGCAGCTCCCGGGCTCCCCCATCACTCTGGACATTGTGACACTGCCCTCCTCTCATCCGGCGCTGTCAGgaagtgtctgtctgtctgcctgggGGCCCCCATCACAGACCTCGAGTCAAACAGACTCAGGGATTCTCAGCACATGCAGCCCCACCACATCCAGCCAGATCCCACCCTCAGCGCCTCCTGTAGGGAAGCTTAGGAACCTCAGTTCCCTTGCACACACCTCTGGGGTCTGCTAATGTCTACAAACTCTTCCCCTTAATTACCAAAACATCTCCAGAGTATAAATCCTAAttggtgcatgtgtgcatgcgtgtgtgagtgtgtgtgagagatggAAGCTCAATAAATATCTGAATaactctgggtgtgtgtgtgtgtgtgtgtgtgtgtgtaggatctGGGTGCTGGTTGGGCAACCTTGGCCCGTTATCTCACATCTTGCTTTTTTGTTAAAAACCTGTGGTTTTCTACTAtgtaatatatgtgtacatatatgtatatatcccacaattgaattcagtcattctatatctgtccatctcctgactcattttactcagcatgatactctccatgtctatccatttataggcaaatttcatgacttcattttccttaacagctgcgtagtattccattgtgtagacataccatcgtttctttatccatttgtctgttcttgggcactcaggttgtttccaaattctggcagtatcaatattgcaaaccacaatgcccaaaaggagagagagagagagagagagagagagagagagacagagacagagacagagacagagacagagacagagaagcactTATAGAGTCAGCAGGGGTTcagaggtgggggtgatgggagaacctggtgctgggaaatgtacactggtggagggatgggtgttggaatactgtaggattgaaatccaatcacgaacagctttgtaagggtctatctctcagtgattcaataaagaggtaaaataaaaatataagagaatgccatcttaattagaaaaaaatttttaataaaaaaattaaaaaacaaatacctTCAAAGAatcctgctacagaggcagggcggggtggaggggacggggtgggggtggtgggagggatgctgggaccattggtggtgaaaataggcactggtggagggatgggtacccaatcattgtatgactgaaatgcaagcacgaaagtttgtaagtctgtaactgtacctcacggtgattcactaataaaaaataatattaaaaaaaaccctgtgGTTTCTCCAAATGAGGAAAGTGCAAAGTATTCAGCGAGCACTGAGCTTGTGGGGCACCTATAACACACGGTGACTCTTGTGGCACCAAACCTCTCTGAATCTGTTTCCTGTGCTGACGTAACACGGCATCCGTGGATTTAAAAGGGAAACAGAATAATATTGCTAAGAATATGCAGCACTTACTTTGTCTGATGCATTCTAAAGTATCCATTTTACATTAGCTCATTAAGGAAAAGAAATCCTGTGAAAATTGATTTCATGATTCATTAATTACCAGAATGGcaaacatgtttgtttgtttggggccacatccaccaGTGTCCTCGGGGATcactggctgcactcagggatcactgctggcagggctcagggggtgcagggagcaaccccaggtcagctgtgtgcagggcacgtgtcctccctacccgctgcactatctcttcaggaCCCTTAGACCTGCAAGCTTTAACACCCGACctacagaatatatatatttaaagatatgtCTTTTAAAGTAGTTTGAAGACCACAGCAAAGTGGAATACAAAACTCCCACGTACCCTCAGCCCACCCCTCTTCATGCTGTCTCCCCCACAGAGGAGCACTTCTCTAGCTGACCCTGATGTGAAGCTGGAGACGGGTCAAGTTGAGCCAGTCAGGAAGCTGTCAGGAAAGCTGGGGGCTTGTGGCTTCATGGCTAGACCAGGCTGCTGGGTGCCGGGCCCTGCAGGAAGGAGCCAAGAGGCACTGGCCTCGGAGTGGGGAGACTGGGCGGTAAGAGCTGAGGGCATTCCAGGGCTATGGAAGCCCCAGGGACTGGCTATTAGCCTGATGCGGAGAAGTGGCAGGCGGCGGGCAGTGAGGGCTTGATGGAGAACTTCCCCCTGCCTCCCAAGTGAGGTGAGAGAGGAACCACAGTGGCAGAAAAGCACTAGATTAAGAGGTGCCCACGCTGTGCTCGCCTGCCACCTATATGGCCTTGGGCCAGTCCCTTGGTTCCAGGCATGGGGCTGGGCGAGATGGCACATGTTTCAGGGGAAGTGCcagccagggcagggcagcaggcAAGCTTCAAGGAGCGGGCAACCATTGAAGTGCAGGCACTCGGGTGCTAGGGGccttttggggggtggaaggagggtggGACTTGACATTTCACCCCAGACACACACCTGCCACTGAGCAACAGGTAGCCAAGTTCCTGGGCCGGTTCCTGTCAGCCGCAGGGGAGCAAGCTCCTGGCCCGCCTGCAGCGTGGGGGGTGGTTCCGGGCCCCCTCGGTGACCCGCTGCTCCCTACTGGGcaggcggcggcgcggcgcggtGGTCACCAAGACGCCGGCGCTGCAGCTGTGCCCCCGAGCCCGCGGCTTCACCCGCTCCCCCGCCGCGCGTGCCTTGCGGGGTTTCACCAGAAGAGGGGACCTTTTAAAAAGCGCTTGACGTCAGGCTGGAATTCCTATTGTGTTTGGAAACGGCTCGGGCCAAGCCAGCCCAAGTTCGCTATCGGCGCGCTCCTCCGCCGACTGCGTGGGTCCCGCGGCTCGCGGACACGCTCCGCGTGGGGGGCGCACGCGGGGacccgccaccgccgccgccgccgccgccgccgcctgcgcGCCTCGGGGCTGCGGAGGTGCCCGCCACCCACCaggggagccccccgccccccaccagcccaGCCAGCGCCTGCAGGAAGCCGAAACCCGAAGCGGCGGCGGAtcgcggcgcgcgcgcgcgcgcgggagCCGGGGTGAGTGCCACCCGGGGCGGGGAGCGAGGCCGGCGGTGGCCGCCggagccccccctcccctccccacccggcGCCCGGATGCCCGCCCTGAGCTCGGCCGCCCGCTGCAGGCGTCTCCCGCGGCGCGCGCCCGCCGGCGGCTGCCCGCTGTGAGCGCCCGAGCAGGCAGGTGGGCACCGAGCGCCGCGCACCGCTGGGAGCCGCCGGGCTGAGCCCCCCGGGAGccgcggcgcggcggggcgcggagCCGGAGCTGCCCAGGCGCCCGGCGGGAGGATGATCGGGGAGGAGGAGCGCGCCGTCCCGGAGCCCCAGCCCGACCCGGACCCCGAGCCCGAACCCGAGCCCGAGTccgagcccgagcccgagccGGGCAGCCGCGACTCCCGGGCGGGCAACGACGACGACATCGAGATCGTGGTGAACGTGGGGGGCGTGCGGCAGGTGCTGTACGGAGACCTCCTGAGCCAGTACCCCGAGACGCGGCTGGCCGAGCTCATCCACTGCCTGGCGGGGGGCTACGACACCATCTTCTCGCTGTGTGACGACTACGACCCCGGCAAGCGCGAGTTCTACTTCGACCGCGACCCCGACGCCTTCAAGTGCGTCATCGAGGTGTACTACTTCGGCGAGGTGCACATGAAGAAGGGCATCTGCCCCATCTGCTTCAAGAACGAGATGGACTTCTGGAAGGTGGACCTCAAGTTCCTGGACGACTGCTGCAAGAGCCACCTGAGCGAGAAGCGCGAGGAGCTGGAGGAGATCGCGCGCCGCGTGCGGCTCATCCTGGACGACCTGGGCGTGGACGCGGCCGAGGGCCGCTGGCGCCGCTGCCAAAAGTGCGTCTGGAAGTTCCTGGAGAAGCCCGAGTCCTCGTGCCCGGCGCGCGTGGTGGCCGTGCTCTCCTTCCTGCTCATCCTCATCTCCTCCGTGGTCATGTGCGTGGGGACCATCCCCGAGCTGCAAGTGCTGGACGCCGAGGGCAACCGCGTGGAGCACCCGACGCTGGAGAACGTGGAGACGGCGTGCATCGGCTGGTTCACGCTCGAGTACCTGCTGCGCCTCTTCTCCTCGCCCAACAAGCTGCACTTCGCCCTGTCCTTCATGAACATCGTGGACGTGCTGGCCATCCTGCCCTTCTACGTCAGCCTCACGCTCACGCACCTGGGCGCGCGCATGATGGAGCTGACCAACGTGCAGCAGGCCGTGCAGGCCCTGCGCATCATGCGCATCGCGCGCATCTTCAAGCTGGCGCGCCACTCGTCGGGCCTCCAGACCCTCACCTACGCACTCAAGCGCAGCTTCAAGGAGCTGGGGCTGTTGCTCATGTACCTGGCAGTGGGCATCTTCGTCTTCTCCGCCCTGGGCTACACCATGGAGCAGAGCCACCCGGAGACCCTGTTCAAGAGCATCCCCCAGTCTTTCTGGTGGGCCATCATCACCATGACCACCGTGGGCTACGGCGACATCTACCCCAAGACCACGCTGGGCAAGCTCAACGCGGCCATCAGCTTCCTGTGCGGGGTGATCGCCATCGCCCTGCCCATCCACCCCATCATCAACAACTTCGTCAGGTACTACAACAAGCAGCGGGTCCTGGAGACAGCGGCCAAGCACGAGCTGGAGCTCATGGAGCTCAACTCCAGCAGCGCCGCGGGTGAGGGCAAGGCCAGCGGCTCCCTGGATGTCCTCCCACCCGAGCCGGCCGGCAAGGAGGCGCTGAGCTGGGGCAGCCGGCTGAAGATCTCACACAGCGACACCTTCATCCCACTGCTGACCGAGGAGAAGCACCTCAGGACCCGGCTCCAGAGCTGCAAGTGACCGGGCTGTCCTGCAGCAGGTGACGGACGTCCTggcgggccccccgccccccgcctgacGGGGACTGCGGGAGGGACCATCCTCTgtcccccagccctctccccaacAGAACTCGGGAGGCCCTCCTGGCACCTCTCAAGAGGCTGGGTAAGACCCCCCCACTTTATATTACCCTTGTACAGGCACGGGTGTGGGGGTGTCCGGGAGTCCCAGGAGGTGTGGGCTGGCTGAAGGCAGGAGCCTGCACCCCATTCTGTATCTCCTTCAATAAAACCCCCTGCTCTGTGTGCCCCCTGTGTTCTGGGTGCTGTCATGGACCGAAGGACCCACCTCCTGGCCCCCGGAAGTGGTTCAGGCACCCCacacctcccacacccccaaccccctcccaggTCTGGAGGAAGGTGTGGTGTGGGGATATTTTTAGTCGGGAGCTAATGAGAGCCGGGCTTGAGGCCTGGGTGCCAAGGAGCCTTGCCACATTCCAGGAGGCTCCAGGCCGACGGCTCCTTCCTCTGTTTCCTTCTGTGGAAAGGCTGGCTCCTGGCACCGGGAGGGGAAGCACTCCCAGATCTGGGCAGGGGGCAGTCCCCATATTTTGCGTTTATTTATCCCCTTTACACAATACCCTCCCATTCCTTCTAACAACCCTGCTGCGTGGGGGCTCCAATTTAcaaagggagaaactgaggcttgagGTCACACACACAGGGCAGGGGCATTGCTCCCAGGTCTGAGGAAGACTGGGCATTAGCTCTGCCATCGCAGGGCCTTGGCACTGAGACCTATGGTGGGCCCCTGAAGGGAGGAGCTGTAGGTGGGGACAGGGGAGTGTCCAGCCTTCCTTCTAGCACGTCCTTCCTTCTGGCACCAAGACCTCTGGGCATCAGCTGGACTCACACGTCAGAGCACGCAGAGCTGGGTTCCAGCCCGGGGGAGGACGCCTCTGAGATGCTTTCTAGCTGAAATCCTTCTCTCCTGCTCCACTAATCTTTTACTAGCTATGTGGCCTCAGACCTGTTAACCAACCTCTCCGATCCTCATTTCAATCACCTATTAAAAGGGGATACAGGTAGCTTAGTGAGGTGCTTAGCACAGTCCCTGGAACACAGTAGCTGCTCAATAAATGGCAGCTGTGTCTACTCTTCtgtgtggggaggggttggggttcCTCTGAGGCCTAAACCCTGggctccagagccaggaggatgggTCAGGGGCGAAGCAGGGCACAGGTCACTCTTCTCTTCCAGGGGCAGTCTCCTTAGTACAGACTTGGTCCCAGTGGGCTCCTCTCTCCAGCTTGCCGGTGCCTACGCCAGAATCTACCTTTGCTTCCTCTCACAGGAGCCCGTGCAGAGGGAAGAGCCTTggaagggggctggaggtgggggtgggggggctgaccCTGACCTGTACCCTGCCGGGCTGGTCTCGCCTTATCTGGGCCCCTTGCTTCCCCTTCTGGACTGAAGGGGCATCTCTCAGGGACCCTGCCCACGTGGGAAGCTGTGCTCTGTGGAACTGCAGGCATGCGGGCTGCTAGGCTGCAGGGTcttggggagaggctgggggagagagcCGGGCACTGCTCGGGGCCCAAGGCCTGAGCTAATGTCCCGCACagtccctcccacctttcctctcCAGGGAAATAGCAATCTAGTGGCCctgggaggagggcagagaaataagggctggtgtgtgtgtatgtgtgtatgtgtgtgtgttgtgtgtgtgtgtgtgtgtgtgcgagagagagagagcactggttTATGAGGTGCAGAGGGaggcaagtgtgtgtggggtggtctCTGTGTCCCTGGGTCTggtggggtgagggttggggcTGTGTGCCTCTCTTTGTCCCTTTGACAGAGCTCCTGCGGAATCCTGGAGTTCTGCTGGCCCGAGAGCTCTGAGCCAGATAGGGAAGCAGGAGAGATGgatggagagaggcaggaggggtgaggtagagggaagcaggaggggtggggtggagggaagcagagggctggggtggacagaggcaggagtggtGAAGTGCAAGGaagcagggggtggagggaagcaggagggtgggttggagagagctaggaggggtggggtggagggaagcaggagtGGTAGGGTGCAGGGAAGCAGGAGAAAAGCAGGAGGGGTGGGgtagagagaggcaggaggggtggggtggaggaaagcaggaggggtgaggtggaggggaaaATGGGGTTGGTGGAGAGAAGCTGTGGGGTGAGGTGGAGAGAAGCAGggggttggtggagggaagcagggggtggggtggagagaggcaggagagaaagagggtggaatggagggaagcaggaggggtggggtggagagaggcagtagagaagcaggaggggaggtgtagagagaggcaggaggggtggggtggagagaagcAGTAGAGAAGCAGGAGGGGAGGTGTAGAGAGAGGCAGGGGGGTTGGTGGAGCGAagcaggggtgaggtggagggaatcagggggtgggatggaggaaaTCAGGGGGTGGGTTGGAGGGAATCAGggcttggtggagggaagcaggggtgtggtgggggggctagCCACAGCAGAGCAGGCTGTGGGACTCAGGGGTCTCCCGAGGCAGCTTTCTGGGATGCTGGCACCAGCTGGGGAGCAGCGCCCTCTCCAGGCTGCACCCCCAGCGTGGAATTTCCTGCCACAGCCAGACAGCAAGGCATATCTGAGCCACTGCTTTGTTTCTGCAGTGTGGGGTCTCCAACCCGGGGCCTCACACTGCAAGGCTGGGCTCTGCCACCACGCTGCAACCCTGGCTCTTGCACCAGTTATTTAACAACTTTCAAGCCATCTTGTAAGAATACAGACCTGGAAGGGgtaggcagggctgggtgggaccCTGGAACTGTGAGTGCCCCCCACAAGCTTCTGGCAGAGCCCGCCCAGGTGAGGAGAGGCAGCAAGGAGCCTGCCGCCAGGCTGCTCCCTGCCTTTGTGAGGGCTTAAACATGTCTTTGACAAATGCAAGTGCTTGAGATTCCAATGTCTGCCTCTGCCAAGAAAACCTCACTGAGAGAACCAAGCCCTGTTGCCCTGCAGACTCCTGCCTCCCGGTGGATGCAGGTGAGTttgcggggtgggagggtggactGTGAAGATGAATCCGAGCATAGAAGTGGTCTCTTAGCAGCAGAAACTGTCAAGGCCAACCAGAGCCAGGGGGCTGGCCTGGAGCTCAGACTGGTCTTGGAGCAGGAGGAAGTTCTCTGGAAGTGGAAGTGCACAGATCAGTTAGCATCAGACATGGGGAGCCAAGTCACAGCAGGTGTAGCCCCTCAGCATCCCAGGCCCCCACCCAGAAGCCCTCTTCCACCCAGAACCCCTCCTCCCATACCAGaacccctcctcccatcccagaacccctcccccacccagaacCCCTCCTCtcatcccagcacccctccccctccagaatccctcccccacccagaacCCCTCCTCctatcccagcacccctcccccacccagggcccctccccccagaatcCCTCCTCtcatcccagcacccctcccccacccagaacCCCTCGTCCCATCCCAGAACCCCTCCCGCCATCCAGAACCCCTTCTATTCAGAACCCCTCTCTCACCCAGAACCCCTCTCTCACCCAGAACCCCTCTCTCACCCAGAACCCCTTCCTCACCCAGAACCCCTCCTTCCAGTCTCTGCCCTGCTCCAACTCCCACAGCTTCCCTCCTCTTGCCTGCATCTCCTCTTGCCTcaccctctccagccctctctcctcttctctttagAGATGATGACAAACTTCATTCTCATAACCTGCCaatgaggggagaggagggaaggaggggaagaaagagaaagggggctggggctggggtcaggTGGGGAGCGCATGTTCTTGGTATCATCAAAgtaaaagaaagataagaatacccaaattaaaagaaagatGAGTAGCATCtagcccagccctcccccctaTTGTGCAGATGGTAAAACTGTGACTCCAACCCCATATAGCTAGCGAAGAGGTTAATTAAAAACCTGAAGGTCACAGCCAGGATGAGGGGCCCACCTTATTCCACTCTCATCTAGTTGGGAGCACACAAAATATGGGGTCACAGGGCTCCTTGGCAGCAGAAGCTGGATGAGTATCTTCAGATGCCCTCATGCACCCTCAGAAGACATTTCTGCAGatacagtgggtgggacactgCGTACCTTGCACCATAGCTCACCCCagctcggtccc contains these protein-coding regions:
- the KCNF1 gene encoding potassium voltage-gated channel subfamily F member 1, which encodes MIGEEERAVPEPQPDPDPEPEPEPESEPEPEPGSRDSRAGNDDDIEIVVNVGGVRQVLYGDLLSQYPETRLAELIHCLAGGYDTIFSLCDDYDPGKREFYFDRDPDAFKCVIEVYYFGEVHMKKGICPICFKNEMDFWKVDLKFLDDCCKSHLSEKREELEEIARRVRLILDDLGVDAAEGRWRRCQKCVWKFLEKPESSCPARVVAVLSFLLILISSVVMCVGTIPELQVLDAEGNRVEHPTLENVETACIGWFTLEYLLRLFSSPNKLHFALSFMNIVDVLAILPFYVSLTLTHLGARMMELTNVQQAVQALRIMRIARIFKLARHSSGLQTLTYALKRSFKELGLLLMYLAVGIFVFSALGYTMEQSHPETLFKSIPQSFWWAIITMTTVGYGDIYPKTTLGKLNAAISFLCGVIAIALPIHPIINNFVRYYNKQRVLETAAKHELELMELNSSSAAGEGKASGSLDVLPPEPAGKEALSWGSRLKISHSDTFIPLLTEEKHLRTRLQSCK